Proteins found in one Lutimonas zeaxanthinifaciens genomic segment:
- a CDS encoding Tll0287-like domain-containing protein → MKEVTFILFLSVLFFSCSKQLTKKESELFKERGNQIVQKTAEELSGNLMSKMKEGGIPLAVEYCNTAALPLTSKVSEAEKVTIKRTSLKTRNSLNEPNEEELKVLKKYTSQLKKDVSPEAIVEIDHSGKPHYYAPILVEKKCLMCHGTIGKELSKQADSVIKSFYPNDLATGFSDGDLRGIWSISFP, encoded by the coding sequence ATGAAAGAAGTCACTTTTATTCTATTTTTATCAGTCCTGTTTTTTTCCTGTTCTAAACAATTGACCAAGAAAGAATCTGAACTCTTTAAGGAAAGGGGAAATCAAATTGTTCAAAAAACAGCTGAGGAACTGTCCGGAAATCTTATGTCAAAAATGAAAGAAGGAGGTATTCCTTTGGCGGTAGAGTATTGTAATACGGCGGCACTGCCCCTTACCTCAAAAGTATCAGAAGCTGAGAAGGTAACTATAAAAAGGACAAGTCTTAAAACCAGAAATTCATTAAATGAACCTAATGAAGAGGAGTTGAAGGTTTTGAAGAAGTATACCTCTCAGTTGAAGAAAGATGTTTCTCCCGAAGCCATCGTTGAAATTGACCATTCGGGAAAGCCGCACTATTATGCCCCAATCTTAGTCGAAAAAAAGTGTCTCATGTGTCATGGAACCATTGGTAAGGAGTTGTCGAAACAAGCTGATTCGGTTATCAAATCTTTTTACCCTAACGATCTGGCCACTGGATTTAGCGATGGAGACCTGAGAGGAATCTGGAGCATTTCTTTTCCCTGA
- a CDS encoding rhodanese-like domain-containing protein, with translation MKAFKSTLLFLLVSSVLFVSCEQKKGSNDTLITPAELNQANKDILLIDVRTPEEYASGHIENAVNIDFYADNFQEQIEVLDRSQPVYVYCKKGGRSSNAAQKMKDMGFKSVYDLDGGILQWEQEGFKTVK, from the coding sequence ATGAAAGCCTTTAAATCAACCCTCTTATTTCTTTTAGTCTCTTCTGTACTTTTTGTATCATGTGAGCAGAAAAAAGGGAGTAACGATACCCTGATCACCCCGGCCGAATTGAACCAGGCCAATAAAGATATCTTGCTGATTGATGTAAGAACTCCTGAGGAATATGCCTCAGGACATATTGAAAACGCAGTGAATATTGACTTTTATGCCGATAATTTTCAGGAACAAATCGAAGTACTGGATCGCTCCCAACCTGTCTATGTTTATTGTAAAAAAGGTGGTCGGAGCAGCAATGCAGCTCAAAAAATGAAAGACATGGGTTTCAAAAGTGTTTATGACCTTGATGGAGGAATCCTTCAGTGGGAACAAGAAGGTTTTAAAACGGTTAAATGA